A region from the Terriglobia bacterium genome encodes:
- the lepB gene encoding signal peptidase I codes for MEPKLASPPEVPNPPEGTNAPVSGTNLFSELRSWFRDVLFAIATAIFIVIFVIQPVKVEGTSMQPRLVDQERIFVNRFIYRFEDIHRGDIVVFWYPRDTNKSFIKRVVAVPGDMVEILNGVVFVNGHEDKEPYLKPEFRDHESYSKTVIPPEQYFVLGDHRNSSNDSRNWGFVPRNLIYGKAIFRYWPVSRLGLVE; via the coding sequence ATGGAACCAAAACTCGCCTCTCCGCCGGAAGTTCCGAATCCGCCTGAAGGGACAAACGCGCCGGTTTCAGGCACGAATCTCTTTTCCGAATTGAGATCGTGGTTTCGGGATGTCCTCTTCGCAATTGCAACCGCAATCTTCATCGTCATTTTTGTAATCCAGCCCGTCAAAGTCGAAGGCACCAGCATGCAGCCGCGCCTGGTGGATCAGGAAAGGATCTTCGTCAACCGCTTCATCTACCGTTTTGAGGACATCCACCGGGGCGACATCGTGGTCTTCTGGTATCCCAGAGACACGAACAAGTCGTTCATCAAGAGGGTGGTGGCCGTTCCCGGCGACATGGTTGAGATCCTCAATGGCGTGGTGTTTGTAAATGGACATGAGGACAAGGAGCCGTACCTCAAACCTGAATTCCGGGATCATGAGTCCTATTCCAAGACCGTCATCCCGCCGGAGCAGTACTTTGTACTCGGTGACCACCGGAATTCCAGCAACGACAGCCGCAACTGGGGATTTGTTCCCAGAAACCTGATATACGGCAAGGCGATTTTCCGTTACTGGCCCGTGTCGCGCCTGGGCCTGGTAGAATAA
- the carA gene encoding glutamine-hydrolyzing carbamoyl-phosphate synthase small subunit has translation MKAILALEDGRTFTGCAFGAEGEVCGEVVFNTSLSGYQEILTDPSYAGQIVVMTYPHIGNYGMNREDEESGKPFVQGFVAREFSAFTSNWRALESLEEYLKQHGIVSMSEVDTRAIVRHIRSRGAMRGIVSSVDLDGQRLAERARREPGMLGQDLASAVSCQAPYAWPDPPGAPPDRFRVVAYDFGIKRTILANLARSGCSVVVVPAQTGVDETLSLRPDGIFLSNGPGDPAPLSYAADTVRGLLGKVPLFGICLGHQIMGLALGGKTYKLKFGHRGANQPVKNARTGRVEITAQNHGFAVDVDSLNLRRVEPTHFNLNDQTLEGIRHLQVPAFSVQYHPEASPGPHDSHYLFTEFKRLMAEFRR, from the coding sequence ATGAAAGCAATACTGGCGCTTGAAGACGGCCGCACCTTCACGGGCTGTGCCTTTGGTGCCGAGGGGGAGGTCTGCGGAGAGGTGGTTTTCAATACCTCTCTTTCCGGCTATCAGGAGATCCTCACCGATCCGTCCTATGCCGGGCAGATCGTCGTCATGACCTATCCCCATATCGGCAACTATGGCATGAATCGCGAAGACGAGGAGTCGGGCAAGCCCTTCGTCCAGGGATTTGTCGCGCGCGAATTCAGTGCTTTTACCTCGAACTGGCGCGCCCTGGAATCGCTCGAGGAGTACCTCAAGCAGCATGGGATCGTGTCGATGTCGGAAGTGGACACCCGGGCGATCGTCCGGCACATTCGCAGCCGGGGAGCCATGCGCGGCATTGTCAGTTCGGTCGACCTGGACGGTCAGCGGCTCGCAGAGCGCGCCCGGCGGGAACCGGGAATGCTCGGCCAGGACCTGGCTTCCGCAGTCAGCTGCCAGGCGCCGTACGCGTGGCCGGATCCTCCCGGAGCCCCGCCCGATCGCTTCCGCGTCGTAGCCTACGACTTCGGCATCAAGAGGACGATTCTGGCCAATCTGGCACGTTCCGGCTGCAGTGTCGTGGTCGTGCCCGCGCAGACGGGGGTGGATGAAACCCTATCATTGCGACCGGACGGGATTTTTCTCTCCAACGGTCCTGGTGACCCGGCCCCGCTCAGTTACGCTGCCGACACCGTGCGCGGGCTGCTGGGCAAGGTGCCGCTCTTCGGAATCTGTCTGGGCCACCAGATTATGGGTCTGGCTTTAGGCGGGAAGACCTACAAGCTCAAATTCGGTCATCGCGGCGCCAATCAGCCGGTGAAGAATGCCAGGACGGGGCGCGTGGAGATCACGGCTCAAAATCATGGATTTGCCGTCGACGTGGACTCGCTCAACTTGAGACGCGTCGAGCCGACACATTTCAACCTCAACGATCAGACGCTCGAGGGGATCCGGCATCTTCAAGTGCCCGCCTTCTCGGTACAGTACCATCCCGAGGCTTCGCCCGGACCGCACGACTCACACTATCTTTTTACCGAGTTCAAGCGGCTCATGGCGGAGTTTCGCAGGTAG